A window of Clostridium taeniosporum genomic DNA:
TTCTTAAGTGCACCAGCTATAGAATACTGACATAATATATATAAAAATTGTAATATAAACAATATTAAATAAATAGTAGCGAAAGATTTTATAGTAGTAAATATTTCACCACTTAAACTTAATTTAGCAAATATAGCAGCAATATAAAGTGGAACAAGTGGAATAAGAATTTTAGAAATAATCATTGAAACTATTGAGCTAAATTCATGAAATCCCTTTAATAATGAGCTATTATTTATTTTTGAAAGTCCTATACCAAAAATAAATGAAAACACTAAAGCAGACATTATATTAACTATAGGTGGTATTTCAATAGTAAAATATGGTTCAATTTTAACTGCTTCAGTTGATATTAATGTAGCTGTCTTTATTATTTTAGGAAGAAAAGATATTCCTATAAAGTAAGCAACCATACCAGATATAATAGTTGATATGTACGCTAATATTGTAGTACCTACAAGCACTTTTCCAGAATTTTTTCCAAGTGAAGCTATACCAGGTACAATAAATGCTATTATTATCAATGGTATAACAAATGATAAAAAGCTTCCGAATAAAGCACTAAAAGTAGCAAGTATTCTTATTGGAAACATTATATTTAAATTTTTACATGTTAAACCTAATATTATTCCTAAAATTAAAAATGTAAATATTCTTTTGATTAGAGATAAATTCTTCAATTATAAATCCCCCTCTTATAATTAGTGTTCATATATAAAATACAAGTGTATTTATTATAGATACAACTATATCATTAAATTATTACTTAGGTCAACAGTTATATAAAATTTTACTGAAAATAATAAAATTATTGTATATTTTACAAATAGGTTGCATAGAATTTAAAAATAATATGCATCATTATGAATTATTTTTTATAATTTTAGATTATTTTTATTATTGAAGTTATATAAAAATGTTAAAAAATGGTTGTTACTAATTATAGTATGTGATAATATAAAAGTATGAAATTCAAAAATTTGGAAAAAATATATTGATTATAAGGAGAAACTGTAAATGAGTGTAGTAAAAAAAATTACAAACAATTTCATGGAAGAAAGTGAAGAATTAAGTAGATTAGAACTTTCAAAATTAACAAAAGAAGAGCTAATTGATAAGTACATGGATATGAACAATTGTAAAAATTTACAAGAAAATCTCCTTTTAAATATTTCTCATGATTTAAGATCTCCATTAAATGTAATTTTAAGTATACTTCAATTTTATGAATCAGGTTACATAAATGGTAGTGACAATATGAATAAATATATGACTAGTATAAAGAGAAATAGTTATAGGATGTTGAAACTTAT
This region includes:
- a CDS encoding dicarboxylate/amino acid:cation symporter, giving the protein MKNLSLIKRIFTFLILGIILGLTCKNLNIMFPIRILATFSALFGSFLSFVIPLIIIAFIVPGIASLGKNSGKVLVGTTILAYISTIISGMVAYFIGISFLPKIIKTATLISTEAVKIEPYFTIEIPPIVNIMSALVFSFIFGIGLSKINNSSLLKGFHEFSSIVSMIISKILIPLVPLYIAAIFAKLSLSGEIFTTIKSFATIYLILFILQFLYILCQYSIAGALKKENPFKLLKNMIPAYLTAVGTQSSAATIPVTLNCTRENNVSEEVADLVVPLCATIHIAGDTITLVLTSIGLMLMRGQMPTLYTMIPFILMLGITMVAAPGVPGGGVMAALGLLESMLGFGNIEKPIMIALHAAQDSFGTATNITGDGALSLIVDYFVNKFKDK